A section of the Diabrotica virgifera virgifera chromosome 8, PGI_DIABVI_V3a genome encodes:
- the LOC114335994 gene encoding cuticle protein LPCP-23-like, giving the protein MAFKVIIFASFLAFANAGSWDSTLAVPAAPVVSAYHSAPVLAAPAVSKSIVQTYTSHPAPVAVAAPVLAKSVAPVVSAYSAPLALPAHGPVVSAYSAPLSLPAHGPVLSSYSAPLSLPAHGPVVSAYSSPLSLPAHGPVLSAYSSPLSLPSHGPVVSAYSAPIVAKSPLSYAAHSPVVSAYSSPLLSSYSAPIVSKSVSPLAYAAPSPVLSAYSSPVVSAYSSPILAKSLAPAPVAYAGHAAPVLSAYSAGPVVQQW; this is encoded by the exons ATGGCTTTTAAA GTAATCATCTTTGCCTCATTTTTGGCTTTCGCCAACGCCGGTAGCTGGGATAGTACATTAGCAGTTCCCGCAGCTCCAGTAGTATCAGCTTATCACTCGGCTCCAGTATTGGCTGCTCCTGCTGTTTCCAAATCGATTGTCCAAACCTACACCAGCCACCCAGCGCCTGTAGCCGTTGCTGCTCCAGTTTTAGCTAAATCAGTAGCTCCAGTAGTATCCGCCTATTCCGCTCCATTGGCTCTACCAGCTCACGGACCTGTTGTATCTGCCTACTCTGCTCCATTATCTCTACCAGCCCATGGGCCAGTTTTATCATCATACTCCGCTCCATTGTCTCTACCAGCCCATGGTCCTGTTGTATCAGCGTACTCATCTCCATTATCTCTACCAGCCCATGGCCCCGTTTTATCGGCGTACTCATCTCCATTGTCTCTACCATCCCATGGCCCCGTTGTATCAGCGTACTCAGCTCCAATAGTAGCTAAAAGCCCCCTTTCGTATGCTGCACATTCACCAGTTGTCTCTGCTTACTCTTCCCCACTTCTCTCATCGTACTCTGCACCAATTGTATCCAAGAGTGTATCTCCTCTAGCTTATGCTGCACCTTCTCCAGTTTTATCAGCCTACTCTTCTCCAGTTGTATCTGCTTACTCTTCACCAATTCTAGCTAAGAGTTTGGCTCCAGCACCAGTTGCCTATGCCGGGCACGCTGCTCCAGTTCTATCCGCTTACTCTGCTGGACCCGTTGTTCAACAATGGTAA